Within the Polymorphobacter megasporae genome, the region GTCGGCGTCGACAACGACACCGTGACCGAGAGCGCCGAGAGCCTCGACGATACCGGGCTCACCGGCGGGCCGATCAAGGCCGCGGTCGAAGCGCAGGTCGAGGTCGCTGCTGCGACCGCCGAAGCGATCGACCCGGCCGACGCTCCGGTTGAGGCCGTCCCGGCGAAGAAGCCGCGCCGGTCGCGCGCCAAGAAGCCGGTCGAGGCCGCCGAAGCTGCGGTCGAGGAGGCGCCGGCTCCCGAGCCGGTCGCCGAGCCCGCTGCCGAACTGGCTCTCGAACCCGCTGCCGAAGCTGCGGCCGCCGCCCCCAAGCCGCGCCGTTCGCGGCGCAAGGCGGTCGCCGCGGCTCCCGAAGCTGCGGAAGCCTCGCCCGAGCCCGCTGTCGTCGCCGAGCCCGACGCGTTCGTCGACAGTGCGAAGATCGTCGAGCCCGAGCCGGTCACGCCCCAGGCGAGCGACGCTGCCCCCGAGGCGTCACCCGCAGGCGACGAACCCGCCGCCCCGCGCAAGGGCGGCTGGTGGCAGCGGACCTTCGGCAACTGACCTGCCCGATCCCGGGGCGGCGGCTATGCCTGTCGCCCCGGGATTTCGCACGGATGACGCGTTCAGTTTCGAGCGTACCCTAACGTAACATTGAAATCCCGGCGAAGGCCGGGACCCATGGTCAAGACCGGCAGTGATCATGAATCCCGGCCTTCGCCGGGATGACAATGAGAGTTGTTATAGGCCGCCGGCGGGGACGATCACGCGCCCCCCTCGCCTTAACCCCGGGTTCAGCGTATCCCCGCAAAATGCCCGGCATGCCCGCCCGTCTGATCGCCCGTGCCGCGCTGACTCTCGGCGCGGTGGCGATGCTGCTTGGCACCACCGCCCCCGCCGCCGCGCAGTCGGTCCTTCGCGATGCCGAGACCGAGTCGTTGTTCCGTGACGTCGCACGCCCGCTGATCATCGCCGCGGGCCTGACCCCGGCATCGGTCCAGATCGTCCTTGTCGGCGATCCCGAGATCAACGCCTTCGTCTCGGGCGGGCAGAACATTTTCGTCTTCTCGGGGCTGATCGAGAACGCCGACAACGTCAACCAGCTCCAGGGCGTCCTCGCGCACGAACTCGGCCACATCGCCGGGGGGCATAATGTCCGCTCGAACGAGGGCATCGGCCCGGCGACGCACATCTCGATCCTTTCGCTCGTCGCCGCGGTCGCGCTCGTTGCGGTCGGCGCGGGCGATGCCGGGATCGCCGCGCTCGGGCTCGGCACCGCGACCGCGCAGAGCCAGTATCTCGCGTTCAGCCGCGACCAGGAAAGCCGCGCCGACCAGGCCGGCGCGGTCTTCCTTGGCAAGGCGGGAGAATCGGGGCGCGGCAGCCTCGAATTCTTCAACAAGCTGCTCGGCCAGGAGTATCGCCTCGGGCTCAAGCAGGACAATGCGTATAACCGTACTCACCCGCTCGACGGTCAGCGGATCGCGTACCTCGAAGCGGTCTACAAAGCGTCCCCGGCCTGGACTACACCGCCCGACCCCAAGCTCGATGCGCGGTTCCAGCGGGTCAAGGCGAAACTCGCCGGCTTCATCGAGGAGCCGCAGCGCACCTTCCAGATGTACCCCGAGGGCCTCAAGACCGAACCCGCGCGCTACGCCCACGCGTATGCCTATCACAAGTCGGCATACCCCGACGCCGCCGTTGCCGAGGTCGATGCGCTGCTCGCGTTGCATCCGGCCGATCCATATTATCTCGAGCTCAAGGGGCAAATCCTGCTCGAGTCGGGCAAGATCGCGGAGTCGCTGCCGATCCTTCGCGCCGCCGTCGCCGCCGCCCCGACCGAGCCGCTGATCGCGACGCTGCTCGGCCACGCGCTCGTCAGCACCGAGAACGCCGCCGACTTCGCCGAGGCCAAGCCGCTGCTGCGCAAGGCAGTCGTCCGCGACCGCGAGAACCCTGATGCATGGTACCAGCTCGGCGTGATCTACGACCGCGAGGGCGACACCGCGCGCGCCGCGCTCGCTACTGCCGAGCGGTTCGACCTTCAGGGCGAGCCCAGGCAGGCGGCGGCGAACGCCAAGATCGCGCTCCGAGGCCTGTCGCCCGGCACGACCGACTGGCTTCGCGCCGACGATATCGCGCAAGTCGCGCAGAACGATTTAGTCAAGAAGAAGCACAGATGATCAACGGCTTACGGATTTCGACGGCGCTCGCCTTGGTGCTCGTCGCGAGCTGCGGCGCGGGCGACCCGGCGGAGCGGATTGACACCAAGGACCGCGCCGCGATCGAGGCGATCGTCCGCGACTACATCCTCAAGCATCCCGAGATCATCCCTGAGGCGATCAACGGGATGCAGGCCCGTGATGTGTCGAAGCTGCTTAGCAGCAACCGCAGCGAGATCGAGACCGCCTTTCCCGGCGCGGTCGCGGGCAACCCCAAGGGCGACGTCACCCTCGTCGAGTTCTTCGACTATGCCTGCCCGTATTGCCGCGCGGGCCACGCCGACGTCCGCAAGCTGATCGCCGACGACCCCAAGCTCCGCGTCGTCTACCGCGACTTCCCGGTCTTGTCCGAAGCCTCGGGCGAGGCGGCGATGGCGGCGTTGTCGGCGGCGAGCCAGGGCAAGTATCTTGCCTTCCACGACCGCATGTTCGAGACCCCGGGCAAGGTCGATCGCGAGCGGACGATCGCGGTCGTTCGGGCATCCGGGCTCAACGAGGTGCGGACCGCGAAGGACCTGACCAGCCCGGCGCTCAAGGCGGAAATCGCCAAGAACCTCGACCTCGGCCGCGCGCTCGGGCTGACCGGCACCCCCACTTATATCGTCGGCGATCGCATCCTCAGCGGCGCGGTCGGTTATGCCAAACTTGCCGAGGCGATCGCGGCGGCGCGAGCGGCCAAGGCTGCATGACGCTCCCCGCCGAGGCTACGCGCCTCGACGTCGCCCTCGCGTTCCAGCGGATCGGCACGGTGTTCTGGCATGACTTCGCCGCGATCATCGTCCTTGGCTTCGTCATGGTCACGCTGCCGGGGGTCGTCCTCGCGCTGGCGGGCACGCATGCCGGGTCGACGATCGTCGCGACCTTCGGCGGCATGCTTCGCGTACTCTATGTCGTCATCGTCACCCACGGCGTGCTGGCGCGAGTCGACGGTCGGCCGCAGGGTCCGCGCGCGTTTGTGCGCGCCGGGATCGCCGCATCGCCGCGGGCATTGAATGTCGCTCTGCTGATCGGCGTCATGACGGTATTGGCGATGGTCGGTTTGCTGCTCTCCGGGCTGGCGGGGCCGTCGACGCTGGCGATTCGCGCCACGATCGTCGCGGCGGGGTTTGCGGGGGCGGTGCTGCTGGTCGCGGCTGTGCCAGTGGCGCTGGTCGAGCGGCGTGCTCCCTTCGGCGCGCTGGGCCGGGCGTCGGCATTGACGCGTGGAAATCGCGGACGGGTCGCTGTGGTGCTCGCGGGGTTTGCTTTGACTGTGGTGCCGGCTCGGCTGGTCTTGGCGGCGACGGTCTATGGAACGGGAGCGAGTGCGCAGCACGTCGCGGCGGTCGATGCGGCGATGACGGTCTTGAGCCCCGGACTGTGGCTGATTGCGCTGTTCGACCTGCTCGCATGGGGGGTCGGGGCGGTAATTCCGGGAGTGATTTATGCGGGGCTTACCCGCGACTAAAGCCGCCGCCACCCCAACGCGGGATAGCGGCGGCGATAGGAATTAACGCGAATAGAATTCCACGACCAGGTTCGGCTCCATGCGCACAGCGTACGGCACTTCGTCGAGCGTCGGGACGCGGACGTAGGTCGCCTTGGCGCCGTCCACCTGGACGTACTCGGGCGTCTCGCGCTCGGCGAGGCCCATCGCTTCGAGGACCAGCGCCATTTCCTTGGCCTTGGTGCCGAGTTCGATCACGTCGCCCGGCTTAACCTTTGCCGAGGCGATGTTGCAGCGGCGGCCGTTGACGAGGATGTGACCGTGGTTGACGATCTGGCGCGCGGCGAAGATCGTCGGGGCGAACTTGGCGCGGAAGATGACCATGTCGAGACGCTGCTCAAGCAGGCCGATCAGGTTCTGCGAGGTGTCGCCCTTCATGCGGACGGCTTCGGCATAGGTCGCGCGGAACTGCCGCTCGGTGACGTCGCCGTAATAGCCCTTGAGCTTCTGCTTGGCGCGGAGCTGGATGCCGAAGTCGGAAACCTTGCCCTTGCGGCGCTGGCCGTGCTGGCCGGGACCGTATTCGCGCTTGTTGACCGGCGACTTCGGGCGGCCCCAGATATTCTCGCCCATGCGGCGATCGAGCTTGTATTTCGCGTTAGCGCGCTTCGACATAGTATCCCGTTCAATTTGCTGTTGGCACCGCTGTCTTCAGAGGCGACCCGGATTCGCACCATCCAACCAAGTCTGCTGGATGCGGCCACCGCTTCACCGGGCGTGCGGGGCCAATTGCGAAGCGGTTCAGTTAGGGGAAATGGGGGCTGCGGTCAAGGTCGGAGCCTCAACCGTCCGGGCGGTCAGGTCAGCTTGATGAAGCCGACGATGACGCCGGAAAAGGTCACGAGCATCCCAAACATCCAGATAAGGGTTTTGTTCTGATTGGTGGCGATATGTTCGCGGAGGACCGAGATGTCGACCTTGATCGATGACTTCACCTCGGCAATGTCGCCCTTGAGTTCGGCTTCGACTTTGCCGAGGTCAGATTTAGTAGCAAGATCTTCACGATATGTCGCAGCGGCGTCGGCAATCGCCTTGCTGATCGCACGTGCCCCGCTGTCGCCAATCCCCGCAGCTGCGATTGCTTCATACGTCGCGAGGGTGTCGATTGCGGTTGCCATGTCTCGCTATAGCCGATCGGTCACCCAGCGCGAAGGGCTGGATGCGCCCGCTACGGACGGTCCTTTCCTTGACCCCGAGCCCCCTCCCCTGCTAAGCGCCCGCGTTTACCGCATAACCTGAGAGTTTGCCCGATGGCGCGTGTCACAGTCGAAGATTGCGTCGACAAGATCCCCAACCGCTTCGAACTCGTGCTGATGGCGGGAACTCGCGCGCGGCAGATTTCGAGCGGTGCCGAGATCCTGCTCGACCGCGACCGCGACAAGAATCCCGTCGTCGCGCTCCGCGAGATCGCCGAGCAGAAGGTGGTGCCCGCCGTGCTGCAAGAGGCGCTGGTGTCGTCGATGCAGCGCGTCATCCAGGGCGAAGACGATGCCCCCGACGCGGTCGGCTCGCTGTCGGCATCGGCGGAGGCGCTGCGGCTCACTGCTGCCCAGCCGCCGCGTAACCAGAATTTGGGTCCGGATTACGAATAGCCCGCAGTAGGTTGGGCGCTCACGCATACTGCTTCCGTCACCCCAAGCGAGGGCTGTGGCCCATAGTTGTGCACGCTCCGAACTTCGCGTTGCGGGGATAGTTGGGCCCCGGCCTTCGCCGGGCTGACGATCTGGCAGCTTTCGCCGGGGTGCCGATGAACCCTGGGGATGAGACGCTCCCCTGCGGCGGGATGACAGCTTAGGGTTTCGCGGGTTGCGCCCTCGCCCCCTGCGCCCCACTATCCAACAATGTTGCGCCAGTACGAACTTGTCGATCGCGTCCTCGCGTACGATCCCGATGCCGACGAGGACTTGCTCAACCGCGCCTATGTCTTCTCGATCCAGGCGCACGGGTCGCAACTGCGCGCGAGCGGCGACCCGTATTTCAGCCACCCGATCGAAGTCGCGGGCATCCTGACCGAATTGAAGCTCGACGCCGAGACGATCGCCACCGGCATCCTCCATGACACGATCGAGGACACCGTCGCCACCACCGAGCAGATCGAGCGGCTGTTCGGCGCGAACGTCGCGCGGCTGGTCGACGGCGTCACCAAATTATCGAAGATCGAGGCGCAGACCGAAAATGAGCGCGCCGCCGAGAACCTCCGCAAGTTCCTGCTGGCGATGTCCGACGACATTCGCGTCCTGCTCGTCAAGCTCGCCGACCGGCTGCACAACATGCGGACGCTCCATTTCATCAAGTCCGAGGAAAAGCGCCGCCGGATCGCACGCGAGACGATGGACATCTACGCGCCGCTCGCCGAGCGTATCGGCCTGTACGGCTTCATGGACGAGCTCCAGGCGCTGAGCTTCAAGCATCTCGAGCCAGAGGGCTACGATTCGATCGTCAAGCGCCTCGAACTGTTACGGGCCGGCGGCGGCGACATGGTCGCGCGGATCACCAGCGGCATTAAACTGCTGCTCGGCCAGAGCGGGATCGAGGCCGACGTCCGCGGGCGCGAGAAACGCCCGTTCTCGATCTGGAAGAAGATGCAGGATCGCCGCATGGCGTTCGAGAACCTGCCCGATGTCATGGCCTTCCGCGTCGTCGTCCCCGACACCGCGGGCGCGTATCGCGCGCTCGGCATCATCCACCAGCGCTGGCCGGCGGTGCCGGGGCGGTTCAAGGACTTTATCTCGACGCCGAAGCGCAACGGCTATCGCTCGCTCCACACGACGGTGATGCACAGCGAGCGAGTGCGGATCGAGATCCAAATTCGGACCGCCGAGATGGACCGCGAGGCTGAATTCGGGCTGGCAGCGCATTGGGCGTACAAGCAGGGGGACGATGGCGCCCCTGCCCGCCACGCCTATCCGTGGCTGCGCGACCTGATCGAAATCCTCGACCAGGCGTCGACGCCCGAGGAACTGCTCGAGCACACCCGCCTCGCGATGTTCCAGGATCAGGTCTTCGCCTTCACGCCTAAGGGCGAGCTAATCCAGCTGCCGGCGGGGTCGTGCCCGGTCGATTTCGCCTATGCCGTTCATACCGATCTTGGCGACACCTGCGTCGGGTCGAAGGTCAACGGCCGCGTCGTGCCGCTGCGGACCCCGCTGGCGAACGGCGACCAGGTCGAAATCCTGCGGTCGAAGGCGCAGCATCCCGATCCGTTGTGGGAAGGCTTCGTCGTCTCGGTCAAGGCGCGCTCGGCGGTCCGGCGCTTCGTCCGCCAGCAGCAGCGCAGCCAGCAGCTCAAGATGGGGCGGACGCTATACGACGAGGTCGTCGCGCGGTTGAAGCTGCCGCTGTCCGACGACGCCGTCACCGCCGGGCTGGCGCGGCTCAAGCTCATCGATCGCAACGCGCTGTATTTGGCGCTGGCGCGGGCGACGGTCAGCGACACCGCGGTGCTCGAGGCAGTGCTGCCGGGGTCAACCGCCAATCTCAAGACGAAGAAACGCGGCAAGGCGGGACCGCGCGCGCCGATTTCGATCCGCGGACTGACTCCCGGCGTGGCGTTCCAACTCGCCGATTGCTGCCACCCGATCCCCGGCGATCGCATTGTCGGCGTCGCCTGCCCCGGGACCGGCATCGAAGTCCACGGCATCGATTGCGCCAACCTCGCCGATCCCGGTGAAGGCGAATGGCTCGACCTCCACTGGGGCGAGGAGACCGAAAGTGCGGTCGCCCGGCTGTTCGCGGTCGTCCACAACCAGCCCGGTAGCCTCGCCGCGCTGACCGCGATTCTCGCGCATCACGGCGCGAACATCGTCAACCTGACGTTGAAGGAGCGCGACCGTGCGTTCCACGGCTTCGTCGTCGATATCGAGGTCGACGACCTCGCGCATTTGACCAACATCATCGCGGCGTTGCGCGCGACGCAGGCGGTGGTCAGCGTCGAGCGGGTCAAGGCGTAGAACCCCTCTCCCATTCTAGGAGAGGGGCGTCAGCCGGTGGTTTACCGCGCGACCTCGATCGCAGCCTCGGCGACCCAGCCCTTGGTGCCGAGTTCGTCCTCGACCTCCCAGAAGCCGTCCTGCTTGGTCCCGGTCGGATAGAGCAGCGCCCCCGGATCGAGCGACTTCAGTACCTTCGACTTGAGCGATGCCGCCGCGTACATCCGGCCGGGCCGCTTCATAGCGACCGCCTTAGCTGCCTGCTGCTGGCTGGCGAACTGCCCGAGCTGGCCGCCGAGTTCGCCGCTCATCTTGGTGTAGGCGTCGAGATAGGCGAGCGCGATGACCTGCCCGATCTCGGTATTGTCGTACCCCGACGCACCGCCCGCCGCGAGCCCGCCGCCGCCAAAGATGCCACCCGCTCCGCCCCAGCCGAGATCGGTCTTCTTCGACTGACCCTCGGCGACGAATTCCTCCGACGACTTGTTGTTGACGATGTTGAGGACGACGTTCGCCGAGCGCTTCTTGACGTTGATCCCGCCGATCAGCCCGCCGACCGACCCGCCGAGCATACCGCCGATCAGGCCGCCGACGTTGAGGCCACCTTTGTTGCCATTGCCGGTGACGATGTCGGGAATGACGGTGAAGTCGGCTTCGACCATCTGGCCCTTGCCGATCGTCCCGCCGCGCCGCATCTCGCCGCCGGCATTGAGCGCGCGCTCGCGCTCCATCGCCGCCATGCCGGCCTGGCTGCGGTTAACCAGCCGGAAGCAGTGCGACTTCTGGATGTAGACGCGAATCAAAGCCTCGGGGGAGCCGAGGCCGAGCCCGCCCCACCATTTCGTCTCGGGCTCCGACACCGCGATCGTGCCGAGCGGCTTGGCGCAGACCGGCAGTTCGTTGGTCGCCCGGGCGCGCGTCGCCTCCGCGGTCTCGCTATGCGTCGACTTGATCTGAGCAAGCGCCGGAGATGCCAGCGCGACGATCAACGCCCCCGCCACCGCGCGCGGCTACCGTCGAAACCATGTGTATTTCCCCCTTTAACCCCGCGTCGGCATAGCGCAATCAAGCACCGCTTTCCACAACCTATCGACCGGTGTTAGCAGCAGGGCATGACCGACGCCGATATCATCGCCGAATTCCGCGCCGCGGAGGCGCTTCTTGAGGGGCATTTCATCCTGTCGTCGGGGTTGCGCTCGGCGCGCTATCTCCAGTGCGCGCGGGTGCTGATGGACCCAGCGCGAGCGGCGCGGCTGTGCGCCGCGCTCGTCGTCAAGCTGCCGACGGCGGTGCGCGAAAGCGTCACTGCGGTGGTGTCGCCGGCGATGGGCGGGGTGATCGTCGGATATGAGATCGCGCGCCAGCTCGGCGTCGCCTCGATGTTCGTCGAGCGGCCGACGGGGACGTTCGAACTGCGCCGCGGCTTCGCGCTGACGCCGGGAGAAAAGGTGCTGATGGTCGAGGACGTCGTGACGACCGGGCTGAGCTCGCGCGAGGCGATTGTCGCCATCACCGCGGCCGGGGGCGAGGTCGTCCACGCCGCGTGCCTTGTCGACCGCAGCGACGGGGCCGCCGATGTCGGCGTGCCGCTGACCGCGTTGCTCGGGCTCGCGGTGCCGAGCTATGCCGCCGATGCGCTGCCCCCCGAACTCGCCGCGATCCCGGCGGTCAAGCCGGGCAGCCGCGCGGCATGAGGCTGCTCCTTCTCGCCGCGCTCGTCGCCAGCGGCGCCGGAGCCAAGCCGCCGATTCCCGTCCCGCCCGGCGATGCGCTGCTCGACCGCTGCGCCGCGATCGAGTCGGTCGCAGGCGCGCTCAAGATCAGCGGGCAATATCTGCTCAGCGACACCGTCGACGACTGCGGCAACCTCCTCGGACCGCAGGAATACCGCACGTCCGAGACCCCGTGGCGCTGGGCGTCGGTGACCAAGCAGATCGTCGCGGTCGCGGTGCTGCAGCAGGTCGAGCGCGGCAAGCTCGCCCTCGACACGCCGATCGCGGCGTATGTCCCGGAGCTCAAGGTCGCCAATGCCGACCGGATCACGCTGCGAATGCTGCTCCAGCACACCAGCGGGCTCCCGAATGTCGAGGACGGCCCGGCCGATCCGCGCAAGGAAACGCTCGTCCAGTACCGCTACGACGCCCCCGCGCCGCCGCCGGGGATCAGCCCGATTTGCCTCGGCAAGGCAAAGGCCGAGCCCGGCGTGCGCTTCGACTATAATAATTGCGACACCGAAGTCGTCGGCGCGGTGCTCGAAGCCGTCACGGGGATGCCGCTCGCCAAGCTGCTCGACGCCGAGATTTTGGCCAAGGCTGGAATGACCGCGACA harbors:
- a CDS encoding M48 family metalloprotease — its product is MPARLIARAALTLGAVAMLLGTTAPAAAQSVLRDAETESLFRDVARPLIIAAGLTPASVQIVLVGDPEINAFVSGGQNIFVFSGLIENADNVNQLQGVLAHELGHIAGGHNVRSNEGIGPATHISILSLVAAVALVAVGAGDAGIAALGLGTATAQSQYLAFSRDQESRADQAGAVFLGKAGESGRGSLEFFNKLLGQEYRLGLKQDNAYNRTHPLDGQRIAYLEAVYKASPAWTTPPDPKLDARFQRVKAKLAGFIEEPQRTFQMYPEGLKTEPARYAHAYAYHKSAYPDAAVAEVDALLALHPADPYYLELKGQILLESGKIAESLPILRAAVAAAPTEPLIATLLGHALVSTENAADFAEAKPLLRKAVVRDRENPDAWYQLGVIYDREGDTARAALATAERFDLQGEPRQAAANAKIALRGLSPGTTDWLRADDIAQVAQNDLVKKKHR
- a CDS encoding DsbA family protein — protein: MINGLRISTALALVLVASCGAGDPAERIDTKDRAAIEAIVRDYILKHPEIIPEAINGMQARDVSKLLSSNRSEIETAFPGAVAGNPKGDVTLVEFFDYACPYCRAGHADVRKLIADDPKLRVVYRDFPVLSEASGEAAMAALSAASQGKYLAFHDRMFETPGKVDRERTIAVVRASGLNEVRTAKDLTSPALKAEIAKNLDLGRALGLTGTPTYIVGDRILSGAVGYAKLAEAIAAARAAKAA
- the rpsD gene encoding 30S ribosomal protein S4; the encoded protein is MSKRANAKYKLDRRMGENIWGRPKSPVNKREYGPGQHGQRRKGKVSDFGIQLRAKQKLKGYYGDVTERQFRATYAEAVRMKGDTSQNLIGLLEQRLDMVIFRAKFAPTIFAARQIVNHGHILVNGRRCNIASAKVKPGDVIELGTKAKEMALVLEAMGLAERETPEYVQVDGAKATYVRVPTLDEVPYAVRMEPNLVVEFYSR
- the rpoZ gene encoding DNA-directed RNA polymerase subunit omega; this encodes MARVTVEDCVDKIPNRFELVLMAGTRARQISSGAEILLDRDRDKNPVVALREIAEQKVVPAVLQEALVSSMQRVIQGEDDAPDAVGSLSASAEALRLTAAQPPRNQNLGPDYE
- a CDS encoding RelA/SpoT family protein encodes the protein MLRQYELVDRVLAYDPDADEDLLNRAYVFSIQAHGSQLRASGDPYFSHPIEVAGILTELKLDAETIATGILHDTIEDTVATTEQIERLFGANVARLVDGVTKLSKIEAQTENERAAENLRKFLLAMSDDIRVLLVKLADRLHNMRTLHFIKSEEKRRRIARETMDIYAPLAERIGLYGFMDELQALSFKHLEPEGYDSIVKRLELLRAGGGDMVARITSGIKLLLGQSGIEADVRGREKRPFSIWKKMQDRRMAFENLPDVMAFRVVVPDTAGAYRALGIIHQRWPAVPGRFKDFISTPKRNGYRSLHTTVMHSERVRIEIQIRTAEMDREAEFGLAAHWAYKQGDDGAPARHAYPWLRDLIEILDQASTPEELLEHTRLAMFQDQVFAFTPKGELIQLPAGSCPVDFAYAVHTDLGDTCVGSKVNGRVVPLRTPLANGDQVEILRSKAQHPDPLWEGFVVSVKARSAVRRFVRQQQRSQQLKMGRTLYDEVVARLKLPLSDDAVTAGLARLKLIDRNALYLALARATVSDTAVLEAVLPGSTANLKTKKRGKAGPRAPISIRGLTPGVAFQLADCCHPIPGDRIVGVACPGTGIEVHGIDCANLADPGEGEWLDLHWGEETESAVARLFAVVHNQPGSLAALTAILAHHGANIVNLTLKERDRAFHGFVVDIEVDDLAHLTNIIAALRATQAVVSVERVKA
- a CDS encoding CsgG/HfaB family protein, which translates into the protein MIVALASPALAQIKSTHSETAEATRARATNELPVCAKPLGTIAVSEPETKWWGGLGLGSPEALIRVYIQKSHCFRLVNRSQAGMAAMERERALNAGGEMRRGGTIGKGQMVEADFTVIPDIVTGNGNKGGLNVGGLIGGMLGGSVGGLIGGINVKKRSANVVLNIVNNKSSEEFVAEGQSKKTDLGWGGAGGIFGGGGLAAGGASGYDNTEIGQVIALAYLDAYTKMSGELGGQLGQFASQQQAAKAVAMKRPGRMYAAASLKSKVLKSLDPGALLYPTGTKQDGFWEVEDELGTKGWVAEAAIEVAR
- the pyrE gene encoding orotate phosphoribosyltransferase, which produces MTDADIIAEFRAAEALLEGHFILSSGLRSARYLQCARVLMDPARAARLCAALVVKLPTAVRESVTAVVSPAMGGVIVGYEIARQLGVASMFVERPTGTFELRRGFALTPGEKVLMVEDVVTTGLSSREAIVAITAAGGEVVHAACLVDRSDGAADVGVPLTALLGLAVPSYAADALPPELAAIPAVKPGSRAA
- a CDS encoding serine hydrolase domain-containing protein, translating into MRLLLLAALVASGAGAKPPIPVPPGDALLDRCAAIESVAGALKISGQYLLSDTVDDCGNLLGPQEYRTSETPWRWASVTKQIVAVAVLQQVERGKLALDTPIAAYVPELKVANADRITLRMLLQHTSGLPNVEDGPADPRKETLVQYRYDAPAPPPGISPICLGKAKAEPGVRFDYNNCDTEVVGAVLEAVTGMPLAKLLDAEILAKAGMTATVLVVPGEKLSGRVGYFPDGRDDAFIDVGRFGAAGAVRGPPRDLAKFDRALMTGQLLKPDSRAEMQRGNPKLGYAALGVWSYTVPLKGCTTPQKLVERRGEIGGVQVRNIIAPERNLALIVFTDRPFDFGEPWQGKGGTYDLLSAALCPA